Within Dictyostelium discoideum AX4 chromosome 4 chromosome, whole genome shotgun sequence, the genomic segment ATAACCTAGAGCGGCAACACCTCTTGGTACAATTGAAACTTTCAATAGTGGATGACAATGTTTGAGGAACCAACTTACGACGGCATGACCAGCTTCATGATATGCAACTGTTCTCTTTTCAGTTGGAGATAAAACtttattctttttctctAAACCACCAATAACACGATCGACGGCAGCATCGAAGTGTTCCAAAGTGATGATTTCAGCATGTCTACGAGCGGCAATGAGGGCGGCTTCATTACAAACGTTGGCAATATCGGCACCACTGAAACCTGGagttaattttgataatctttCAGCGTAGTTTATTGATTTATCCAAAAGTAATGCGGCTAAATGTACTCTAAAGATCTCTTCTCTACTCTTTAGATCTGGATTATCGATTGTGATTTGTCTGTCGAATCTGCCAGGTCTAAGTAATGCCTTGTCCAAGATATCAGGTCTATTGGTTGCAGCGAGTACAACAACATTCTTCAATGGTTTAAAACCATCCATTTCAACcaacaattgatttaatgtaTTCTCACGTTCATCATTCGAACCAGAGAAACCACCTTTACCTCTTGCTCTACCAACTGCATCAATTTCATCGATGAATACAATACATGGTGCATTCTTTCTAGCCTGTTCAAATAGATCTCTAACACGTGATggaccaacaccaacaaacATCTCTACGAAATCTGAACCACTTGTAGAATAGAATGGTACATTTGCTTCACCAGCGGTTGCTTTAGCAATCAAAGTTTTACCAGTACCTGGTGGACCAACTAAAATAGCACCTCTTGGTATCTTTGCACCAATGTCATGGAATTTCTTTGgattctttaaaaagtttacAAATTCTTCAATCTCAACTTTAGCTTCACCAAGACCTGCTACATCGCTAAATTTAACagttgatgttgatttttcaaatttatttgcTGTACTTTTACCTTGtgaaaacattttatttgatttaattgatctaaatgttctaaaaattaaataaccaATAATTGCATATGGTATAACTTGAATCAATGCTACTCTTGGGTCGAAATATTCATGATATGAAATTGGTATAAATTGTGATTTTGGAATACCTAAATCAGATTGAACTTTTTCAACTTGTTCTTCAAATACTTTCTTATCACCAATTTTGAAAGAATTGGTTATGCTATAAGttacaccatcatcatttaatttataagtATTTGCATAACCATCAGTGACAACGATTTTAGATGGTTTATTCTCACTTAATTCATCTAAAAATTcactaaatttaatttcgtTTCCTTCTTCTGTATTTGGTCTAAAAAGTGATAATATAACACCAATTGATATAACtgtaattaaatatttcttaAATTCTGGTGAATTCATTTGTTGCATAAAACtttcatctttattatctttattatctttattatctttattatctttattatctttattatctttattattattgttgcctttgttgttgttgttgtcgttaccagtttctttttcttttttttcgaaATTACCCCATCCTtctgatttaaaaattgaatcttTTATTGACTTTATACTGAATGAAGGTGATGTtatatattcattattaaaaaatctatttaaaatacttgtttgattttcattttcattttgatttttaaatagattattattacttgaaaagttacatttaatattattactatattgttgttttgaaaataatgaagttTGTGTTATtgtaattggtttttttattttttcatatgATTTTATAAGGTTTCTATTACGAATAATAGATGCCatgatttatttgtatatatatatatatttatatttatatgtaaGTATGATTGGGAGGAAAAATTAAGgaattatgaaaaaaaaaaaaataaaaaaataaaaaataaaaatacataaaaaaaaaaaaaaaaaaaaaaaaatgaaaattaaaaaaacaattgttttttatttttatttttatttttattttttttttgggagaATGCGCTGATGACTGATGGATTCgtgtgattatttttttttttttttttaaattaaaatttatttacataagattttttcaaattctttaaaaaatggttATATATACATAAACATTCTTAAGAAAAGAaaccaaatttttttgatttagatttattattttgattttgattttgatttggatttggaattgaagatgatgaatttgataaagaaATATTCTCTCTTGAAGATGATGGAGTTAATTGAggaatattatcatttgaaattaattgacTTGGAATccattcaattaatttataccAAGGTATTTCTTGAGATCTTGCCATTTCATATAATTGTTGCATATCTTTTGGTTCACAAGTTTTATCTTGATAACATTGATTTACTTTAACACTAATTGCTAATGCCataaaatattctttataAAATTGTTGTTCTTCTAATTTTGGTTTCTCTTTTaattccttttttaaaattaatatctctTCTGATAAATTCGATATTGTTTGTGCTTGTTGTTTAATTGTagtttgtaatttattaaaatcttcaTCTGAAActattgattctttttttttaaaaaaaaaaaaaaaaaattggaaaaaagtGATtagaaaatatatatttttttttttttttttttttttaaaaaattaaattaaacttactaatatttgaagatgaagatgaagatgataatggtgTTGATGAACCActagttgatgatgatgaaccccaatcaattgaatttacaGAGGTTCTTAATCTTGATCTACCAccatttaaagtttttaaagtCGATTGTAATTCTGATAAAGTTGGTGGTACTTTTTGAAGTGTAAAAAATATTGGATGTTGTAATAATTCTTGTGCTGTCGGTCTTTGAGTTGgatcttttttaaatgattgttGGAAATAGTctaaaaattcttttgatATATCAGTTGGAAATGGTGGATGTTGATCGgatactattaaaaaaattaatattaatattaatatggtacaatataaataaaaaaaaaatagatgatggtggtagtggtggtgatatTTTACCAATTCTAAACATGGCAGCCATTGGTTGTAATGTATAATATGGTGGATTACCAgttaataattcaatcattGTAGAACCTAATGACCAAATATCACTTGCAGATGAACAACCAgatatttcaattgattctggGGCCATCCAATATGGAGTACCAACCACTGAGAATCTTAATTGTGATTCTGAATCAATTTGTGATGCAACTCCAAAATCCGCTAGTTTAATTACACCCTCTTTTGTAATCAATATATTTGATGCTTTAATATCTCTATGTATAACTTTATTTGAATGTAAATATGCTAATCCCTGTAACATttgatataaatatattatacaTAATTCTTCACTCAATGGTCCAAATTTCTCAATAACATCCCTCAAACTACCATTTTCAACATatctatttaataataaaatacaataaaataaaagtaattaataattaataattatttaattatttttttttaaaaagaaaataaaaaaaataaaaaaaaaaaataaaaaaaattttactctaatataaaatttaattgagcTTGTACCTCTACAACACCTAATACTTTAACTATGTTGTTATGTCTTAATTTATGTAAAATTTCAACTTCCCCTTTAACTGATTGTAATGAActttcatcaattttatttgaatcaatttgtttaattgcAACAAACTCTCCAGTTTTTCCATTTAATCCTTTAAAAACTTGTCCAAATGCACCTCTTCCAATTTTTTCACCCAATGTCtatggaaaaaaataaaataaataaaataaaataaaaaataattttgggATTAATttctggaaaaaaaaaaaaaaagtggaaattaatttctaaagTGCGCACTTACATATTCTCCAATTTTAACAATACTTTTTTTCTTAGAATCTGGCATTATTTGACTTGAAGGAAATTGTTttccattaccattattatgattattattaatttcaatcataattttttttttttttttttttttttttattattttattattttattatttttttttttatatattaataaaaattaattttttttattattacttattaataataaaataattgattttttatatattaaaaataattataatatggaaaaagtataaaaaaaaaaaaaaataattatttttttaaaaaaaaaaaaaaaaaaaaaaataaaaaaaaaaaacaaaaacaaaaaaaagaaaacaattattaattaatttaaaaatcaatagGAATGGTGTTaatggttttttaaattataataatcaactATAACCCACTGTGTGTGTATTTGTGTGTTTCTTTAAATGTTTTGTTTGTACTTGTGTCAGTGTGGGTGTGAGTGtgtatattttttcaaaacccTATcacatataaatattttttttaaaaattttttttaataaatgaataaaaatttatatttttaaaatttaaaaaacgttaatgatgattctaatgatgatttttaattgcctattattgttattattgttgttattgctGTATATT encodes:
- a CDS encoding peptidase M41, FtsH domain-containing protein; protein product: MASIIRNRNLIKSYEKIKKPITITQTSLFSKQQYSNNIKCNFSSNNNLFKNQNENENQTSILNRFFNNEYITSPSFSIKSIKDSIFKSEGWGNFEKKEKETGNDNNNNKGNNNNKDNKDNKDNKDNKDNKDNKDESFMQQMNSPEFKKYLITVISIGVILSLFRPNTEEGNEIKFSEFLDELSENKPSKIVVTDGYANTYKLNDDGVTYSITNSFKIGDKKVFEEQVEKVQSDLGIPKSQFIPISYHEYFDPRVALIQVIPYAIIGYLIFRTFRSIKSNKMFSQGKSTANKFEKSTSTVKFSDVAGLGEAKVEIEEFVNFLKNPKKFHDIGAKIPRGAILVGPPGTGKTLIAKATAGEANVPFYSTSGSDFVEMFVGVGPSRVRDLFEQARKNAPCIVFIDEIDAVGRARGKGGFSGSNDERENTLNQLLVEMDGFKPLKNVVVLAATNRPDILDKALLRPGRFDRQITIDNPDLKSREEIFRVHLAALLLDKSINYAERLSKLTPGFSGADIANVCNEAALIAARRHAEIITLEHFDAAVDRVIGGLEKKNKVLSPTEKRTVAYHEAGHAVVSWFLKHCHPLLKVSIVPRGVAALGYAQYLPKEQFLQNQEQIFDMMCMALGGRVAEQLTFGTITTGAQDDLEKITKMAYSQVSIYGMNEKIGPLSYQKGQDGSDLTKPYSEETAEVMDEEVRKLLKSAYDRTTQVLQEHREGLISVANLLLEKEVIHFEEVEAVLGPRPFNNKTEEPKNINNQPKESINASS
- a CDS encoding protein kinase, STE group, encoding MIEINNNHNNGNGKQFPSSQIMPDSKKKSIVKIGEYTLGEKIGRGAFGQVFKGLNGKTGEFVAIKQIDSNKIDESSLQSVKGEVEILHKLRHNNIVKVLGVVEVQAQLNFILEYVENGSLRDVIEKFGPLSEELCIIYLYQMLQGLAYLHSNKVIHRDIKASNILITKEGVIKLADFGVASQIDSESQLRFSVVGTPYWMAPESIEISGCSSASDIWSLGSTMIELLTGNPPYYTLQPMAAMFRIVSDQHPPFPTDISKEFLDYFQQSFKKDPTQRPTAQELLQHPIFFTLQKVPPTLSELQSTLKTLNGGRSRLRTSVNSIDWGSSSSTSGSSTPLSSSSSSSNIKSIVSDEDFNKLQTTIKQQAQTISNLSEEILILKKELKEKPKLEEQQFYKEYFMALAISVKVNQCYQDKTCEPKDMQQLYEMARSQEIPWYKLIEWIPSQLISNDNIPQLTPSSSRENISLSNSSSSIPNPNQNQNQNNKSKSKKFGFFS